DNA sequence from the Puntigrus tetrazona isolate hp1 chromosome 2, ASM1883169v1, whole genome shotgun sequence genome:
TAATTATACATTTGTCagtgagaattaactgcctttaGGACCAAATGCCGAATTGCACCCCGGTCACTCAATCTAATATTGGATTGCATAAGTCAAGcgtcatttgattttttttttattaagcagaGAACGAGCTCaaatttaattctttaaaaatgtgtgtggtgACAGAAATGACAATGAATTGTTAATTTAGTGAAACGAGATTAGGGAAATTAATCATGAATTTATACAAAACTGATGTCTCACAGATTAAAGTAACAGTGCATACTGTAAACATCTGATGGCAAGGCAAAACATAAGCAATAATATGATCAATTTGTCATCCTAAACTTCTCTTAACTTacatgtttagatttttaaaaacaaccttGCAGGTATAGCATGTTTGGTAACGTggaataaatgttaactgatcAAACAATGGCTTTGATATTTAGTtagaatttttgaaaatttttaATTCCCTCAATGTCCGACACGTGCTCTGATGTCACCGAAAATTTCCATAGAAACCACCTAAACAATctttcacaaacattttaaagtgacaTTAACAGTGTTGTGGTGGAAAGGACACAAATACTGTGCGACAGACATAGCGGTCTCGTTAAAAAGCCTGAATgcactttaattattttgctaGTGCTTAACTCAGATACATTAGTAGCTAAcagaagtcattttaaactgtattttcattgttggaaaaaaaagtaacgGAAAGGcagtaaagtttttaaaatttgttgcCACAGAAATAGGAATTTGTCTAAAActcttattttataattatgattaaaaaaaacataaaagtgccCGTAGTCCAAGAATCACCCTTTTGCTGCGATTACAGCAAACACTAAATGACATACCTGAAATTGCAGCATCGTCACTGAGAAAGTCAGTATTAGAAAAGGGCACAAAATATCCCTCTTGACCTGACACAAATTGTGCCGAAACATCGTCGCCACCTTCATAGTTCGTCTTTTCCGTTTCAGAAAACGGCAACAAACTTTTACAGTATACTAAAGTAATGCAcgtgaaaaaataaactataattaaTAACCGTCCACGTATTTTCCAAGACGCCATCGCAGCACAAGCTCGTGAAAGTGATACGTTTATTAAACACGCTTTACCGCGCCACTTTAAGCACTCGCACGTACCACGAATTAAAGCGTAATTTATAGGTAAATCACCTGATCCGTTTAATTATTACTCGAGATTCATTGCCTAGTCTATAGTTTGCTAGGctgtgtttgaaatgacatgctTTCTAACTGGTTACTGCCCAGAACAGTGTGCATACTTACTACTGTTTTTAAGAATAGTGCGTGAAACGATAATCTACAACAGCCCAAGCAACTAAAACCAAAGTAACACATTTAAGTGTCGTCACACGACAAACACTGAGTATTAATTCAGCACAGCTGTCGACCTTGTTACTTTATACACATGCAAGTGCTAACCATTATTTTTGAAGGCTTGTAATAAAAGCAGTACAATTttacaaaggaaaaaaagaattggggttattgtgttaaaatgtgtaatttgtgtaatatgtttaaaacattttggtaTGCGATTTGATTATGGAGCCCGGATTACATGTAATCAATTACTGTCCAgcactgtacacacacatcAAATTATGTTAAACTGGTTAaagaactttttattaatttttctgaaaaatgaaatgaaaaataaataaaaggttttcactcagaaattgctagtaggCCTACATAATCACAAAAACCTGCATAAATCAtggaattaaacattaaatgaaacacaaaaactccaataatctttatttacaatttattaaggGCATTGCTGCGGTTTCTGGGGCCTCTGGACAGCCCGGACGTTTTGGATTGTTGCCCTGCTGGAAAGTCCATCTGTGTCTCATCCTTCAGTAGCATAAACTATGCTGCTTCCACCTCTAAAGTTTGGTATTCAATCATTTTACCTGGGTTAACTGCATTATTTGGAGAAATAAACCTTTGAttgttttccttgttttttttttttcttttttgacaaaaaaaaaaaaaaaaaaaaacaaagaaacaggaaTTATACATTGTGTATGATGGTGGGTGGGCCCAAGGtccctaaaataaatatttggttgCGTTGGAGAGTCGGTCAAGTTATGAGACTAATGCGAAACACTATGATCCAAAAGTGCTACTCTTGTTaagtttaatttctttgtttaatataagtgagattgtatttattgtttttataaaaatagaaaaatgaaacaatgaacTATAAACTAAGCATTTGTTTTAATCGAGAGAAAAGACCTTCAATGCAAGTAGGTTTTATTAGtcttattaattttgttaataaaagtttgttGCTTAATATAGACCTATGCGGATTTGCCATtgtactgttttattgtatcgcctttttactaataataaatgaaccACAAACTAAGCATTTGTTTGAAGTAAGGGGAAAGTCCAAAAACCTTATATTTGTTACAACGTGAACGTGGATAAGttctgttaaatataattactactttttattttagtatttgctGATGTTGTGCGTGTCCAACATGCACCAACAAACGATTTCCTAAAtcaatttaaaggaacagttcacccaaaaatgaaaactacagcatattttactcaccctgacaCCATCCTAGGTgtttatgactttcttctttcaagcgaacagactttttttaaacagttatcctggctcttccaaacATGGTAATGCTTTGATAgtgaccattattttgaagctccataaattggTTATATCCCCAAGTACTGCGGCGTAAAATCACATGTCCTCTaaagcagatcaatgggttttcAAATTCTAACCTAAATACCCGACTTCCTGAAAACTTCCTGTGCTTAATTCAGGAGGGGCGATTTTGAGGAGCAGTCTCTGGAGGAGCATGGATAATCTGAAACCTTATCTGGGCTAGACGGGACCAGCGGGAATTTAGGATGGCTGGACGGGACTATTTTAGATGCTTGTTTTCTATTTATACAGTATTGTTAATGCAGTCTCCTTGAGTCTAGCCCAGGTGCCTTTATTAGATAAATTTAGTGTTAGGCAACACAGATCTTTCTACAGGGAATCGGTAAGAGACGTAGATAAGAATCGATAAgttttgttacaatttaaaaaggaaacaaagagaaCAGTCGAGTAGGGAAACTAAATCAAACGTAACGACGCCGCTAATCTGTCTGCAATAGATTTACAGTTTATAGAGAACaaacatcaataataaaaatctggATCCCATCAGCCAAGCAGGTAATATGCCGGGGAAGCCAAGAGATTGTTCAGTCTGACTAGACGAAAACGAGTTTGACGAAGGAACCGAACCTACCCACAATGTCAGGTGGGCACCCATATCCGCTGCATCAATCACTCGTCTGCTTGAactataaatgaataacaaaacaCCCCTACAACGCGAACAAGCTTAAAACAGCCTGATGATACAATGCCTTACACGCAATAGACAACATCAGCCAAATGCCAGCAGGAGAATTATTTAGGCCTTCCAGTTTATACAAAAGTGCACTATGAGCTCTAGCATGCAGCAAACAATCCAGCCAATGTTATCCTACATCCTTGGATGACGCAGAGTCACTCCCTGCCCAATGATAGAACAATCGATGAGCAATCAGTTGACCAGATGCAAGCAGAAAAAGCTCCATTATGACCTACCTCTATGACCTATGACCTGAACTGGgtattttggataaaataattgcaaaggAGGATAGTCAGGGTAATAAGTATACTGAGGGAACGGGCTTCCAGGGTCCTTTAGAGGGTTAGGCTTCCCTGTTTCTTGGGCAACTGCTGAGGTGTTGGTAAGGGCAGCAGTTGGTTTCTCTGTGGGTTTTGGTTAGCCATCATAAGGGTAGCCAGGATAGCCATAAGGCCAAGGCAGCTGAGGGTATTTGGGacgttgaggctttccatctggtccTTGGTCATCTGGTCCAGTGTCAGAGCCAGAAGACGGAACTAAGTTTGGGTCACCATAAGAGTAGACAGGATAGCCATAGGGCCAAGGCATCTGGGGGTATTTGGGACTTTGAGGCTTGCTATCTGGTGCTTGGCCATCTGGTCCAGTGTCTGAGCCTGAGGATGGAACAAGGTTTGGGTCACCATAAGGTGAGCCAGGATAGCTATAGGGCCAAGGCATCTGGGGGTATTTAGGACGTTGATGCTGGCCATCTGTTACCTATGAAACTATGGTAGTTTTATCAGGTTTGTCTGTTTGCATAGCTATAAAATAAACTCTTCCAGGATAAAGATAACTGGGAAAAGGCCAAAACACTTGCGGATACGCTCCATAACAAGAAGATGGGGATTTCATTGTTGCAGAATCAGAAGCTGCAGGTGCTGCTGGTCTTTGCGTGTTAGGAAAAGAGGGAGGCAGCAGAACACGCAGATATTAGGTCCCAGGAAAGTTTCATTTGAAGTGGTGGAGGGCATAGGATAAGAAATGACTGCAGTGTTTCCCTGCCACAGTATCTGCATCACATAATGCCCTCCCTGAAAGAAATCATGAACACAAGTTGGTCTACATTACTCTGTGGTCATGCAAAACAGAACAGAGAAAGCAATACCTGTTGCACAACACCACATCCATCATAGGGAGTAGCATAGACAAGAACTCTGTTAGTGAGTGTGGTGTGACCTTCGAGACATGGCATCCCAGGCTCCTTTAGAGGAACTGAGTAGTCGCCTTCTTTGACAAACATGTTCTTCTGCAGACCTGAAATTTATAATTGTTGTACATTCAACaattcaaacaattaaatatttatatacattgatGTTACAGCAAGCACAAATGACATACCTGAAACTGCAGCATCGTCACTGAAATGGTTGATATTAGAGAAGTTCTTGGTCTGACACAATTTGTGCTGAAACATCTTCGCCACCGTCATCGCTTCGTTTTTGCCGTTTCAGAAAATGGCAACAAACTTCTACAGTGTACTAAAGTAATGCATGTGAAAACGCAAAGAGATCACTCAAACAGAAAAATctaatacataaatgaaaaaaaaaaactaaagtcgacacagagaaaaaaaatgcaatttagtaaaaactgaacaaatagacaaatgcatagaaaaacaaaatttttcaCCTTTCAACACTGAACCTAACcctatttatactgtatattttacattaaacagacaaaaaaacaaaatcagaaaataaagtATCTTGTATCTGACAGTGCAGGTCATTGGTGATGAGACTCATATACATCTCAGGTCCACAGGCCTCAGATTCCTCTTCATTAGACTCACTGATGAGGGGCTGATGTGGTAactataacacaaaaacaatgttataGTATAGTTGAACgtattgtgttttttcttattagCAAGCAATCTGAGGAGAAAAGTATAGCGCAGAATAACCCAATGCAGTACTATTCTTGGACACTTGTGTGACTGGATCTAGCTCTCCATCTCCACCTGCATGCAGGCCATGGGACGGGCCAAGGCCAGAGCAACACGGGCCTCCTGCTCCTGCAGCCGCTAGAACTCTGAATCCAGATCTTGTTTGATGTATTATCAGCGAACTTTATACCATGAGTGACAATGGTGCATCAAAGCTGATCTCTGTCCTGCTTTCCTCTGCATCACTGCAGCTGTCATTCAAAGGATAGATTAAGCCCCATTCTGAAGTTTATAATGAAAgtgcagtggaaaaaaaaaaatcaatttaaatgtaattgtttaaattCACAATTATCAGTTGTTggtctttttatttcaatgctttttaaagaaacagaccGTCATACAGCAGGAATGAATTAGTAAACCAttacatttaactaaaataaagtgagAAACGTTACATTTTTGCGTTTGTAAAAACCAGTGATGCACTTCTCACAGAAAGCTGTGCATTAGACTGGTTAGTATTCTACAAAAACAGCCTGTGCACAAATGTCTTCAATGTTCACTTCTGTAAACTAGGATGATGTTTTATGGCATCTCCACAGATAAAAGGTACATGCTgtggaaaaatgtaaatatacactgGGTAGTATAGCATGACATTTGTAATAGAATAACCAATTTCCCAATCACTTaccaagggaaaaaaaaaaaaaaaaaaacacaatgctaATTTTTTGATCaagtttatttagaaaaattgaagacaggacaaaaaataaaaaacgcaGAAGCCAGCATGTTCATGAACAGGAATCACTTTAGATTACCATTAAATCAGGAGGCAAATCTTTGAAAGCCACGTGCAGCACATTACCAGCCTAATTCAACGCATCTTGCCACAaggctttccatctggtccTTGGCCACCTGGTCCAGTGTCAGAGCCTGAGGACGGAACAAGGTTTGGGTCACCAAAAAGGTAGCCAGGATAGCCATAGGGCCAAGGCAGCTGGGGGTATTTGGGACGTTGACGCTTTCCATCTGGTCCAGTGTCAGAGCCTGAGGACGGAACAAGGTTTGGGTCACCAAAAGGGTAGCCAGGATAGCCATAGGGCCAAGGCAGCTGGGGGTATTTGGGACGTTGAGGCTTGACTTGTCCGGCGCttgactccggcacttggactcccgcacttggactccggcacttggactccggcacttggactcccggcacttggactcccggcacttgactccggcacttggactccggcacttgactcccggcacttgactcccggcacttggactcccggcacttgactcccggcacttgactcccggcacttgactcccggcacttgactcccggcacttggactcccggacacttggactccggcacttggactcccggcacttgactcccggcacttggactcccggcacttgactccggcacttggactcccgcacttgactcccggcacttgactcccggcacttgactccggcacttggactcccgcacttggactcccggcacttggactccggcacttgactccggACTCctcggcacttgactcccggcacttgactcccggcacttgactccacttgactcccggcacttggactccgcacttgactccggcacttggactcccggcacttgactcccggcacttggactcccggcacttgactcccggcacttggactcccggcacttgactcccggcacttggactcccggcacttgactcccggcacttgactcccgcacttgactcccgcacttgactcccggcacttgactcccggcacttgactcccgcacttgactcccggcacttggactcccggcacttgactcccggcacttggacttggcacttggactcccggcacttgactcccggcactcctcggcacttggactcccgcacttgcccggcacttggactcccggcacttgactcccggcacttggactcccggcacttgactcccggcacttgactccgcacttgactccggcacttgactcccggcacttgactcccggcacttgactcccgcacTTGACTCCAGCACTTGACTctccggcacttgactcccgcacttgactcccggcacttgactcccgcacacttgactccggcacttgactcccggcacttgactcccggcacttgactccggactccggcacttgactccggcacttggactcccgcacttgactcccggcacttggactccgaCTCCCGACACACTGGACTCCCGCACTTGACTcccgcacttgactcccggcacttgactccggcacttgactccggcacttgactcccggcacttgactcccggcacttgactcccggcacttggactccggcacttgactcccggcacttggactcccggcacttgactcccgcacttgactcccggcacttgactcccggcacttggactccggcacttgactcccggcacttgactcccggcacttggactcccgcacttgactcccggcacttgactccccggcacttggactcccggcacttgactccggcacttgactcccggcacttgactcccggcacttgactccgggcacttgactcccggcacttggactcccggcacttgactcccggcacttgctcccggcacttggactccggcacttggactcccggcacttgactcccacttggactcccggcacttgactctcggcacttgactcccggcacttgactcccggcacttggactcccggcacttggactcccggcacttgactcccggcacttggactcccggcacttgactcccggcacttgctCAGCacgactcccggcacttgactcccggcacttggactcccggcacttgactcccggcacttggactcccgcacttgactcccgcacttgactcccggcacttgactccggcacttgactcccgcacttgactcccggcacttggactccctccacttgactcccggcacttgactccggcacttggactcccggcacttgactcccggcacttggactcccggcacttgactcccggcacttgactccgggcacttgactcccggcacttgactcccggcacttgactccggcacttgactcccggcacttgactcccggcacttggactccggcacttgactcccggcacttggactcccggcacttggactcccggcacttgactccgacacttgactcccggcacttgactcccggcacttggactccggcacttgactcccgcacttgactcccggcacttggactcccgcacttgactcccggcacttggactcccggcacttggactcccgcacttggactcccgcacttgactcccggcacttgactcggcacttggactcccggcacttgactcccggcacttggactcccggcacttgactcccggcacttgactcccggcacttgactcccggcacttgctcccggcacttgactcccggcacttggacacttggactcccggcacttgactcccggcacttggactccggcacttgactccggcacttgactcccggcacttgactcccggcacttggactcccggcacttgactcccgcacttgactcccggcacttgactcccggcacttgactcccacttgcacttggactccggcacttggacttGGACCCACTTGGACTCccgcacttggactcccggcacttggactcccgcacttggactccggcacttgactcccggcacttgactcccacttggactccggcacttgactcccgcacttggactcccgcacttgactcccggcacttgactcccgctccccggcacttgactcccggcacttggactcccggcacttgactcccggcacttgactcccggcacttgactcccgcacttgactccggcacttgactccggcacttggactcccggcacttgcacttgggcacttggactcccggcacttggactcccggcacttgactcccgcacttgactccagcacttgactcccggcacttggactccggcacttggactcccggcacttggactcccggcacttggactcccggcacttggactcccggcacttggactcccggcacttggccTCCCGGCACTTGgcctcccggcacttgactccccgGCACTTGGGCcacccggcacttggactcccggcacttggactggCCACTCCGGCACTTGGCcacccggcacttggactcccggcacttggccACCCGGCACTTGGCCACCCGGCACAGCGTCAGAGCCCGAGGATGGGACAAGGTTTGGGTCACCAAAAGGGTATCCAGGATAGCCATAGGGCCAAGGCAGCTGGGGGAATTTGGGacgttgaggctttccatctggtccTTGGCCACCTGGCGCAGCGTCAGAGCCCGAGGATGGGACAAGGTTTGGGTCACCAAAAGGGTATCCAGGATAGCCATAGGCCAAGGCAGCTGGGCCATTTGGGGcgttgaggctttccatctggtccTTGGCCACCTGGCGCAGCGTCAGAGCCCGAGGATGGGACAAGGTTTGGGTCACCAAAAGGGTATCCAGGATAGCCATAGGGCCAAGGCAGCTGGGGGAATTTGGGacgttgaggctttccatctggtccTTGGCCACCTGGCGCAGCGTCAGAGCCCGAGGATGGGACAAGGTTTGGGTCACCAAAAGGGTATCCAGGATAGCCATAGGGCCAAGGCAGCTGGGGGTATTTGGGacgttgaggctttccatctggtaCTTGAGAAACTACGGTAGTTGTAACAGGTGTGTCTGTTTGCATAGACATAGAATAAACCCTTCCAGGATAAAGATAACTGGAAAAAGGCCAAAACCCTTGCAAATACTCTTGATAACCAGGAGATGGGGGTTTCAGTGTTGCAGTTGCAGTGGTGGAGGGCATAGGACAAGATATTACTGCAGTGTTTCCCTGCCACAGTATCTGCATCACATAATGCCCTCCCTGAAAGTAATCATTAATACAAGTTAGTCAACAGTACTCTGTGGTCATGCAAAACAGAATAGAGAAAGCAATACCTTTTGCGCAACACCACATCCATCATAGGGAGTAGCATAGACAAGACCTCTGTTAGTGAGTGTGGTGTGACCACAGTCAGGTGGCAGATGAGTGAGGGGAACAGGCACCCCATTGCCTGTCAAAAGGTATAAAGACCATTAGAAACGAAGCTTTTGGACTGTAGCTATTGTGACAAATTGGTACTAAAAGACTAGTTGATTTGGGATAAAATTTAGAAAGCAAGGGGATAAGGAATTCACAGGTTACCTTGACAAAGTTCAACGTTTGCCACGTCTGGACCACCAAGTTGTAAACTCATGAGATCGTCACCACACCTTAACTTCGGAGACATGGCATCCCAGGCTGCTTTAGAGGAACTGAGTAGTTGCCCTTTCATGAACATTTTGTTCcacaggccttaaaaaaaaatatatatatatatatttttatttatttaaaaaaaaaaaaaaaaaaaaaaaaaaaaaaacccatacacTGATATTACAGCAAGCACTAATAACATACCCAAGACTCCAGCATCACCACGTCCCACGTCCATCGTTTGTTTTTTCCGTTCCAGAAAACTGAGACAAACTTCTACAGTGTACTAAAGTAATACACGTTAAAATactcaataaaaacaacaaccttcCCCGCATTTTCCAAGACGCCATCACAGCACACGCTTGTGAAGCAAGTGATGCGTTTCTTAAATACAGTGCGGTACCTGCCACTTTAAGCACTCACACGTTCAATGAATTAAAGCCTAATTTAAAGGTAAATCACATGTTCCGTTTAATTGACCGTTTTCAGTCGCCATGACGTGCAATGCTGCTCTCACACTACACACGTGTTTTCACGAAAATGCATAGCAAAGAAAACAGACACACCGACAGAGAAGACAGATCACGTTGCTTTTGATACTAAACAAGGTGACAGCTtttaaattgtgtcattttaaaataaattcaaactagcgttttatgtttttttaaagcgtcGTGACAGATCACTATATTGCCTCTTGGGTTCACGTGTTTGAGCTGATcgtcttttttatgtttacataaagcatgaaacgaaaatgaatgaacatcacACCATATTAAGTTCACCGAAGTTAATGTAATATTCTGTCTGATTTGTGGTTAAGTATAGAAGGGATACAGCGGTGGTTACTAATCAGAaacgtgatttttattttatttatttattttttaaagcccAATGCGTCGTAGtttcattacttcagtgtcacagccATGGTATATTTGCAGTAAAGGGCCAGTCACAGTTCAATGAGTGAGAAGATTACATAAGCGAACCAAATTGAGCTGCATTGAAAACAGATGAGCGCACGAGTGCATAAACATATCAGGGCGAAGTTCACGGGATTTTGTCCACAGAATAATAAGTGCACACGTTTtgacagattattttatttttttaacaacaaacatttaacttAACATTTACCAATACTTATTGACCGGCAGCTCTAGATGTCGGGCGAAATCGGTCAGCAACGTCAAATACacgttctgattggtcagatggcatGTCAATCAAGCTTTTTGCTAATGGTCAATTATTATTCGATATTGATTGGCTGGTCTACGGTTTCCTAGGCTGTGTTTGAAATTGCACGCTTTCTCACCTTTTACTGCCCAGtaattactgtgtttttgttttttttttgttttgttttgtttttacaattagCGTGTGATCCAAGTCTACAATAGCCTAAGCCACAAAATCTTTCAGAGTAGTAAATACAAGTGTCCTCACAAGACAAACACTGAACATTCGCAGGTAGCA
Encoded proteins:
- the LOC122360720 gene encoding cuticle collagen 10-like — encoded protein: MDVGRGDAGVLGLWNKMFMKGQLLSSSKAAWDAMSPKLRCGDDLMSLQLGGPDVANVELCQGNGVPVPLTHLPPDCGHTTLTNRGLVYATPYDGCGVAQKGGHYVMQILWQGNTAVISCPMPSTTATATLKPPSPGYQEYLQGFWPFSSYLYPGRVYSMSMQTDTPVTTTVVSQVPDGKPQRPKYPQLPWPYGYPGYPFGDPNLVPSSGSDAAPGGQGPDGKPQRPKFPQLPWPYGYPGYPFGDPNLVPSSGSDAAPGGQGPDGKPQRPKWPSCLGLWLSWIPFW